From the Triticum urartu cultivar G1812 chromosome 4, Tu2.1, whole genome shotgun sequence genome, the window TTTTCTGGTTCTCCTTCTGTTGTTCCTTGTGCCTTCTTGTGTATGTTGGATGCCATCTTTTGTACCTGATGTGTTGTGTCTTACTCTTATTTATAATGAAAATGGTTCAGGCTGGTGTAAGCCCGCCGTAGCACTGTCAAAAAAATCTTCACATTCTTGCCAGATGTATGCTAGTGTCATCACCAGAGAAAGGGGAAACAAATTCTTATGATTTTGATAACAGATCAACATCATCACATGCATGTTTCAAGAGATCAACATATCTTGACTAACATATCGTTCCTGATTTACTTCGGCCATGGTAAGATGCAGGTGCATATTTTCTACCAAGAAGAAATGAATCGAACTTCAATGGATGGCTACAAAATAGGTTTATACAGACATACAAATCGCAGCAGGTTTAGCCCTTCACGAACCACACGAGTAACATCGAGAGGTTTGCAATCCAATCCAATCGGGCGCGCATCAGAATCCGGTACGCATCGGGAAGATTGGGCGTGGTGACTTCGaccgctgctgctgctgcctcgcGGACTGCAGCGCCCGGCCGACCATGGCGGCGCGCGACGCCGGCGACACGGGCGCGCCGCCGTCCAGCGCGCGCCGGTAGGCCTCGTCGTCCTCCACGCTCCCGCCGCCGCCCAGCGCCATGCGCACGACGCGCTGTATGTCGTACGACGTCACCTCGTGCTCCTCCGTGAGCTCGGGCCCGTCGGAGCGCGCCTCGAAGCCAGACAGCAGCAGGGACGACGACGGCGCCCCTCCTCCCCCTCGCGTGGGGGCGCCGCGGTACGGGCGCACCGTGAACTGGGCGCCGCAgccgtcctcgtcctcgtcgtcCTCGTCGTAGTCGTAGTCGTAGCCGGCGTCGGTCTGCTGGCCGCGTAGGCTCCGCGCGCCGCTCAGGTCGAACTCCCCGAACTCCATGTCGCTCCCGCACTCGTCgtcgtccgcctcctcctcctcctcggacgCGTCGTCGACGAACACGACGCGGAGGCGGAACTCGACGCCGCGGAGCCCGTCGCGGTCGTCGGTCACGCACCTCGCCCGGACGCGCGCCGCGGCCGCCGCGGTCTCCGCCGCGACCTCCGGGCGCAGCGCCGGGTTGTCGATCCGGGCCACCAGCGCCTTGAACGCCCGGTCGGCCGCTCCCTGGCGGCCCAGGTCGGCGAGCGGCACGCGGCAGGCCACGTCCTCCATCGTGTCGACGTCCGCGGGGCCGGCGCCGTAGTCGCTGCACAGCTCGACGAGCAGCCGGAGCGTGACCGTCGGCTGCGGATCGCGCGAGCCTGAGGCCGGGATCTCGGCGAGCAGGACCTGCTTGTCGGGCTGGCTGAGCAGGACGTGCTCCTTCACGGcggccatggccatggccatgTCTAGTCGCTGCGATTGCACGGGCGGACTGCGGAGAAGGGAAGGGTCTCGGGCCGCGGTGGAGGTGTTCGTTCACGAGTTTGCTCGGTATGTGCTTGCGCGTCTGGGGCTCCTTTTATAGCAGGAAGGTGCGATTGAGACGAGAGAGAGCCGGACTCGATTCGGAAGTGAAGCCCCCATACGGCCATACCGAATCAGAATTGTAGTCCGGCAGAGTAAGGGAGAGGAACTCAGAATTAGGGGAGCTCTACGCGTCGGGTCCGATTTTTCGCACGGCAGGGCCCTCCTTTGCAACAAGGCACGTCCTGCGCCTGGTGCTTTGCAACACAAGCCTTGTTGCCCTCCCGTCAAAccattttttttccttttgaaacAACGCCTATGTTTTAGAAACATAAACGACATTGCAATCCATTAGGCCTTGTATAATGAAAGGTGCTTAGAGAAATAAATCAGACTTTTCTTAAGCACCGCTCCTCGcattgtacaaggccttaagCGGCTCCAGCGTTCCCCTCACCTCTCGCATTGCAACATTGGCTCGACCTTGCAATCCATTAAGCAGCTCCCCTCGCCTCACACGTTGCAACATTGATTGTGTTTCAAAAACATCATCGACGTTGCAAGCCATCAAATCCCAATTGCAACACCTACAGATTTGGTGGTCGTCGCCCTCTTAGAAGTTGCCGCGCCTCGCAACAACATTGGCTTGCCAATTCCAACACCTACGGATTGGGTGGTCGTGTGCAGAATTTGCAGATTTCTTACTGAAACCAGTCGGGTGAACCAAAGCGTTTCCATAAAAATTAACTCACACAATCACACGTTGAACCACAGAGCGAACCAGCACTATATTCAACAAGCATTTAACTGGACAACATGAATCAATGAGCTATTCCTTcgtgaagaaaaagaaaaatgagtTTTCTCTACAAAAAACAAGTTTGCCAAACTAAATCCCGTTTGTGTTAAATGAACAAGAGCTGAACTGGGAAATGTGATGGAACATCACGTTCAGCTCGGATAGTGTGGTGAATGAACAGATTCTGTATTTGAATGGAACAGTAGTATATTCCCTATTTCCTCCTATGTTTCTCCTGGCTTCAGTTGCAAGTTGGAACTACGTCTTCTCCTTGGTTGCTCTGAATAGTTTGATGACATTTTCATACACCACAAACGTCACAGAAGCCGCTGGAAGGTTCTTCAACAGGTTGGACGTGATGCCCCTGTAAAAACCCCGGACACCTTCGTACCTGCAGCAGAAATTGAGAATTCAAACAAAATGTGTAAGTGTTACCGTTGCTCAAAATTGTAGCACAACCAACATTCAGGACCAGCAAAGTCACAACAAAAAACATGACATGCAGCATACTCATTATAACTACAGATTAATGAAGAATATAGATGATCAGTGGGCAGAAGTGTAGACCAAGCTTGAGAAAAGAAAGCCAGGTAAGGTGCATATTAAATAAGACAATAAGATAGATAAACCATGGCTTAACATCAGATTCCGTGAAACGGTAATGCCACCTGAAGTCCAAAACTTTATCTAATTGAAGCTTTAATGACCCTCACCTTGCAGTTTCCTTCACTACATGCCAACTATCTGAGTACTTTGGGATACCATCACTACCAGGtcgttgctgaaaatttgcagacaAGAACTATTATTATTGCTGCTAAACTCCAAAGAAATGAAATGCAGAGCTTTAAATCTGAAACCAACCTGTAAGCGGGCTCGGATAACCTGCAAATCCAAAAAAAATACATAGTTGGTATGTATAGTAAGACGGCAGCAACCATTTATGAAGTTGATGGGAATAAACAGAAGTTAAATCTTGCCTGATAAGGATAAGTAAGCAGAATAGCAGATAATTTTGAACCAGCGCCAAGTGCCGCATAATCAACGGAGTTCTGTTGATAATGAAGGCAAATGCATATCAGACATATTAATTGCCCATCTAGCAGATAGAGAATGTGTTTGAAAGCAGACATAACTTTACCTAAATGTTCTAAGAATATTGATTGCCCTGAATCAGCTTATGCATCATACAATTTGTATGTAACTGATATTCAAATAAGGGTTTCTAAGAAACAATATTACATAACACCTATATTTGACTACTTGACGGTCTTCACAAGTGAGGATATCCTCCTATGTTTCACAGTTCACATGCTGTATCATATCATAAAGGATGGTCATACATAAGTTTAAGCAACCTAATTTAAGAAAAATTCTGAACATCTGAACAGACTTATCCAGGGAAAACATAAGAATGTCTATACTGTAAATTAAGCTAGATGTTTAATGTCTGAGCACACATGCAATCACTAGATGCCTACCAATAAATCCTCGCTGCCTTTGTCATCTCCCCTTGTTTGTTTACTTTTCGCAGATATCATAGCCTTGCGAAGTTCCTCATAGGCAGTGAATTGTATCGCGCCATGGGTGACCTTTCAATGACGGCACAGCAATAAACATTAGTGCATGTATTCATCAACGATATCACAGTAAAACAGAAGAAATACTTAAGAATGTTACTATCCCAACAGTCCACAACATATGCATCTTTACTAATTGAAACTGGTATAGACATAACCTCTGCTTAAGCACAATTACAATTTACAGCGACCGAATTCCTACAAGCACCGTTGGGAAATTCTGACATTGACATGTATATTAAATAAACTACAACGTAAAACAGTTTATCTGACCTTCCTAGTTCCTTTCTTGCTGAGAACTGTAAGAATAATCTCCGTAACAAGGTAATTTTCCGACATCAAGATAGCACTAGGAAAACATGACTAGctatgatccaagtaataagacGTCCCACATTCTCTAGTTGGAGCCTCACAAGAGGATATTACCTGAAGCATGTAGCTAAATCTGATAGGCCACACCTCAGAGAAAAGTGTAGAATGCTAACATCTTAAAACCCAGGTGCTACTTAAAAAAATCAATCCATACCATGAATGGTAGTGATAAGACATAGATTTGGGTCAACAAATTCAAGAAAAGAATGAACTGAAGTCACAGAACATATATAATTCTGAGTCAAGGACAGCTACATGTTATTGCACTCATGTATCTAGAGCTACTTAAAACAGCATGGGGCTAATAGTTTTATGACTAAATTTGTAGGATTGTAATGAAAAGCAGCACAATACTAAACAGCATTTCAGCAAAAAAAAAAAAGATGCATACCAGCAAAAGTCCAGGCCCGATCCCTCTATAAAGTGCTCGCCATCCCTCCTCTTTCCGAATAGTTCTCAAAGCATCTGGCTTCATAGCGACCAAATAAGCAAGGTCACAAAATTTTGTACTAACTATAGACCGAAAGAAATATGGGCATGAAGGATGCACACAAACAATTCATGGCTATAATGATTTGAAACAATCTTTTTTACACGAGCTCAACTAAATAAGACTAATTTTAGCAGCTTCACATAGAACTAAGAATGGCACGAGTCACTCATTTGCAACAGAAAACAAGTCACAACTCTAGTACGATATGTTTGCTGTATGATACTTATAGAAAATAAAAATACAAGTACGATAAGCATATATTACCCGAAAATCCAGAATAAGACGAAGTATGCCCGGGTGTTTGTAGTTGCATCCGTGTTTTCACCAGCCATATGGGATTTGTAAACAGGCAAACCTGTATAAACACAAGAAAAATACATTTGTCATGAATAAATGATATTTTGATGAAGACAATTGAGGTGAACAAATAACACCAACACATGTTGGCAGTCAGAATAAATGTCAGGTTAGGCTTGCTATCAAAGGCCTAGTTATATTCTAAAATTTCATTAAACTCCAATCTGACAAAATCACAAAAAGACACTAGATCAGGAGTTACTGTACGAACCAAAGCACCTGCTTCTGCAGCTGAGGCAAGATGGTCGAATGGACGGAGCTGAACATCCTTCTCCTGTAAGTATCTTTGTTTAGCTCTGTTGTAACTGTCAAAACAGACGTTTGTAACATTAGTCAAAATGCCAGCACTACTGTAAGTAGCATCCAATCGGTAAACTGTGGCATAGGATCATTATATAGGAAAAGGAAAAAAGTGAAATTAAATTCTGAAATTAGCAGATTGCTTTGGGATAGTTCAGTGATAAATAAAGCATTGAATGCTCCACACTACAACTATTCAACAGGTCAGCAGAATGAACTAATGGAACTTACAAAAAGAAATATAGCCCCCAAGAAACGGTTGATCCCAGGACTGCAGGATAAAAGCCGGCATAAAGTCCCCTCAGGCCCTACATTAAGAAGTCAGATCAGCATACCTCATACTTCAAATACCAGAAGAAACAAATTCCTGAAGATCCTACAACAGAATATTTAGTCGTTTTGTTTGCTAATTGGTAACCAAGCTTCCAGGAACATGTGATTATCATATACATTGTCGGCTTCCTAAGTTCCGGGGATCAAATTAAAGCAAAAAGTTAACTAGGAAGTAACAAGTACAAGAAAACCCACCTGCATATTGTAAGGATTTGCATTCAAAATTTTCGGAAAAATCAACAGGATTAAAACACATGCGATACAATTAAGGTTTTAAGCTATGGCCGAGGTTTGGTCCACCAAACGATGAAAAACTGAAAACAAAACACAAAATGCGACGAGGGATTCGCACCTCAGATCGTGCGATGGTGTACACAGCGTGTCCCGTGTTCCTGTACGGCGGCAAGTCGGACAACCCTCTCCCGCCGCTCACTAAACACCAGCAAAAGAGCAGCAGGGTTAAGGTTACCTGTCGGGCTCTGCGTCTCCTAGGGCTTAGGGGGGGGAGGGGGTTACCTTGGAAGCGGGTGCGGACGACGTCGAGCGGGTGGAAGGTCGCGACGGTGGCGAAGCCGGCGGTCGCTCCGGCTACGGCGTTCTCCCAGGTCCACGCCTCCGTCGACGGCGGAGAGGTCCCCGGCGGCATCTCCGGCGAGGGGGGCGGTGGTCGCTTCGCTTTTTGGGAACTCGCAGCGGCGAGAGTTTTGCAGGGAAAACTCGCTTTGAGGAATCGTGCGCTGACTGACCACCTCAGCTTTTCACTGTTTAGATTTTTTTTTGAGGGACACTTTTCACTATTTAGATGGGCCACATTGTATCTATTCTATCGAAAACAATCTGGCCCAATATAGTGTGCTTGGGCTGACAAGTCACAAGGTGCTGGACATTGAAACTTTAACGGGCTACGCTAAAAAAATGGAAAATTTTAACGGCCGGGTTCTGACCCCTAAAAAAAAGATGGCGGCTTCTGAATCACTCTGAAATCGAAACGGGCAGCATGATCGGCTTCGAACTCAAACAACGAGATCGAGATCCAATAAGATTCTGCAAGTGTTCCatgcagtggcggagccaggaaaATTATACCAGGTGAAATTCAAAATTCTCCAATACAGATCTAACCTCAGCTTGGATGTGTCTGCTTCACTATGCgggctgctgctctgctcccgaGCGTGCGCTAACACAGCTCAGCTCGGCTCGGCTCCAGAGCTCCAGCCAGCGATAAAATTAAAAATGCCAACATTTTCAGAAACTAATAATATTTTCAGAAAACGCGAATTTTGTTGAAATTCTTGTAAAAATTGTGTTAGTTTGTGAACAAATTACGAAAACTTGGACTTCTTGAATTTGTGAATaaattttgaaaacatgaacatttttataaaaaaaatgaACAATTTTCTGAAAACACGAGCATTTTATGAAGTTTCCTAACATTTTCTGAATTTGCGAACAAATTTTGGAaagatgaacattttctaaatttGTGAACAATTTTCTAAAAGAGGAACATTTTCTTCCCATAAACATTTTTAGAATTCTAAACAAAATTCAGAAATGGGAACGTTTTGAGAAATTTTAAAATTTTATGAATTTATGTACATTTTTGAAAATGAAGTGAACAAATTTAAAAATACTAAAAAATTCTTGAAATTTCTTGAAATTTCTGAACAAAATCTGGAAAATGAACATATTTTAAGAAATACAAACATTTTAAATTGCAAAAAAAATTGTTGAGAGAAGAAATTAACTtgaaaaggaaaaataaaataaaaaataaacagAAACAAGAAAAAAGTAcaggaaaataaaaataaaaataaaaaggagaAATAGAAAAACCAGTCCAGGAAACTTCCAGAACGTTCCCAAAACCAGCTGGGAAAcctctagaaggttcccaaaagcGGAACCTGAAAGCTGTATGTACGCTACAGATGGCCCGGCACAAGTCGCTCGGTAGGTCGCCTCGCCTGTGCAATTCGCTGACAATTTGACGCAAAGTGCGTCGAATAGGATTTTCCTACCTGGTCCTCAAGTTTTTTTTGAGGGGTAAAAGCATGCTTTATTCATCAAAATCCACATGAAGTGGGATACACACTTGGTCATGAGGCACACCATACCAGACATGGCGTCTCGAACCTCTAGAAAGCGCAAATTTAGCTAAGTGATGTGCTTCATAGTTTGCAGCATGACTTTCAAAAGAAAAATTACAAGAAAAAGTAGAAGCTTTTATGTTGATCTCGTTGATGACAGCGCCATAATGCCCGCGTGCCCTTCTGCCGATGTCTAGCACGACCTGTCGACAATCGGATGCTACAGTGAAATGATGAATACCCAGATCCTCTGCCGGGGCCAAAGCTTCACGGCATGCTATTGCCTCCAAAGTAGGGGGATCACAAACTCCTTCAACTACCAAAGCCGAGCTTCCAATATAGTTGCCATCTTCATCTCTACAGACAGCTACCGCTGATCCACCTCTCCTCACTTGAACACCCGCATCAACATTGATTTTATGGTGTCCCGGAGGAGTTTTTTTTGGTTTCGTATGAACTGGTCGTGGCATGGCGACATTTGTACTCTGATTCTGACCTGTAATTTGAATGATCGCCAAGTCCTGCAGGTACCTCTCGATGAAGCCATGGGTTGCTTGAGGGCTCTGGAATATTGCTTCATGTATAGCTTTTCTCCGGGCATGCCATATGGACCAAAGAGTGATTGCCATTGTGATAAATTGGTCATGTGTCAGCAGTCCCATGACTGTAAAAAGCCAGCTCTTCGCCTTTGGTTCGGTATTACACGTGATTTTATGTGTGATCTCCTTTTCCGCTAGTGCCCAAACGCTTCTTGAAGATGTGCATTCAAGGAGAGAGTGCCGCCAAGAGTCCTGAATCCCACAAAGGCCGCATGTGCTTGAATTGGCCATATGACGGTGTGCTCGGACATCATTGGTTGGTAGTGAGTGTTTAGATAACCTCCATAGGAACATACGGATCTTCCCAGGAACTGCTGTTTTCCAGAGATATTTCCACTCATCTTTTTCTGCCCTTACGTTTGATGGACCAGCTTCTCCATTTAACCACGCCTCCCTTCTCTGTTTGGTCGCCACAAGCATCTTGTATGCCGATTTAACTGTGAAGGAACCATGCCTTTCATGATGCCAAGACCAGAAATCCTCTAGGTTGCGCGTGCAGAGAGGTATTCCGAGAATGATCTCTGCGTCCATTTGCAAGAAGGTAGCCTGGACGAGTTCTCGATTCCAAGAAGCTGTGGCCCTAACGATCAGCTCAGAAACCCTTGTGGGTGGGTTGTGAACACGACAGCCAAGGGGACGAAGAAACTCCTCCCGAGGCAGCCAATTTTGTTCCCATATGAGAGTGGTTTCGCCATTACCTATCCGTTTGACAAGGCCCTGCTTTATTATTGGAGAAGGATTCGACCTATAGCTggtcaaacgggccggcccacAAGCACACAATACCCGATCTGGCACATGACTAAACAGGCTATTTCTGGTCCACGGGCACACCGTGTGCCATGCTCGTCCATCGAGGTGAGGCCCATGGGCTGACATGGCATGTTTATCTTTTAAAGAAAAATTGTTTTTCTGAAATTTTACCATGTTGTTGGCTCAAACGGCTAAAAATGAGACAAACAGCCCAAAAGGCTAAAAAGCACGTTAGGCAGCCGGAACATGTGTCGTGTCAAACCGGCCCGTTTACCCTCCATGACGTGCTCATCCGCCGAGGTGAGACCCACGCCGGCTGACCCGATTATAAAACGGCCGCCCCTTTGTCGTGTCGGGCCAAGCCTATTTAAGTGTGTGCCATCCCCGGGGTGGATCGTTGGCCACCTTTGATTCAGCCCAGGCATGGACGTTGTATAGCGGGCCTCACTAGCTAGTATAGTTTATTGCTTTCTTTATTGGGCTGCGAAAGAAGTCATAGTGTCCATTTTTTCCTTCCAAAATATAGGATAGGCCACGGCCCACCTGGCCTAACCTGCTAGCTCGCCCATGGTTCACCATGGTGGTTGGTGGTAATCTTTTTCTTTATATAAACAAATATTTTACTTTATAATATATGAAATGAAACTTTACAATAAATTATAGAATAATAAAATAAAAACCACAAGCTAAGAACATAAAAAAACTAGATAGTTGCATTACAACACTTTGACATCATCTCAACATCCATCAATCGCATTGCGATGCTTCCATACACTAGTAAAGGGACCATACAAGACTGTCTACACTGAACTCAAAATTTTGAATTGCCACATGAGCCACCCACCAAAAGAGCGTGGGAATCTTAAACCATTGAATGTACTATGACCAGGGACACACCTCCCATGAGGCAGGTTTGTCAGATCGTTGCTTTATCGCTGAA encodes:
- the LOC125550532 gene encoding folate transporter 1, chloroplastic gives rise to the protein MPPGTSPPSTEAWTWENAVAGATAGFATVATFHPLDVVRTRFQVSGGRGLSDLPPYRNTGHAVYTIARSEGLRGLYAGFYPAVLGSTVSWGLYFFFYNRAKQRYLQEKDVQLRPFDHLASAAEAGALVCLFTNPIWLVKTRMQLQTPGHTSSYSGFSDALRTIRKEEGWRALYRGIGPGLLLVTHGAIQFTAYEELRKAMISAKSKQTRGDDKGSEDLLNSVDYAALGAGSKLSAILLTYPYQVIRARLQQRPGSDGIPKYSDSWHVVKETARYEGVRGFYRGITSNLLKNLPAASVTFVVYENVIKLFRATKEKT